The following proteins are encoded in a genomic region of Marasmius oreades isolate 03SP1 chromosome 10, whole genome shotgun sequence:
- a CDS encoding uncharacterized protein (MEROPS:MER0034665; CAZy:CE10), with protein MAEYAHLSNINTEFADALAKLPPAPPVLSEDLAICRENYPTKVIPACHALFEGYMPPESAYKVTDRRIDVDGAQLLARCVVPTPKTGEDGKFPLLFWIHGGGWTIGGVDWDDYKVRKLAVDQRISVVNIDYRLAPENPFPAAPNDCLAALKYVASNEESFSADLSRGFLIGGMSAGGNLTAVTTHQYLDDPLSKSKPLTGQLLVAPIICHPKAYPEAYKSQLLSMEQNKNAPILSRSMMNAFLNWYQGNPSDPRLSPLLFPSHKFKVLPPAFVQVYGMDPLRDDGLLYEKVMRENGVKTKLEIYPGVPHAFELAAPSTKLCRKFVDDFEKGVQWLLHAV; from the exons ATGGCCGAATACGCACACTTATCCAACATCAACACTGAATTTGCAGACGCCCTTGCAAAACTGCCTCCTGCTCCACCTGTTCTTTCAGAAGACTTGGCTATTTGTCGAGAAAACTATCCCACTAAAGTTATTCCTGCTTGTCATGCATTGTTTGAGGGCTACATGCCTCCAG AGTCCGCCTACAAAGTAACGGATCGTCGTATCGACGTCGACGGGGCGCAATTGCTGGCTAGGTGTGTGGTACCGACACCGAAAACTGGGGAAGATGGGAAGTTCCCTTTACTGTTCTGGATTCACGGAGGGG GCTGGACTATCGGTGGTGTTGATTGGGATGATTATAAGGTTCGGAAGTTGGCCGTAGACCAACGAATCTCTGTTGTCAATATTGATTACAG GTTGGCGCCAGAAAACCCTTTCCCAGCTGCTCCTAATGACTGCCTGGCTGCTCTCAAATAC GTCGCGTCCAATGAGGAATCCTTCTCGGCAGATTTATCAAGAGGATTCCTGATTGGAGGTATGTCGGCTGGAGGGAATCTCACAGCAGTCACTACCCATCAGTACCTCGACGATCCTCTCTCCAAGAGTAAGCCACTCACCGGGCAGCTACTTGTGGCTCCCATAATCTGTCATCCCAAGGCGTACCCCGAGGC GTACAAGTCCCAACTACTGTCGATGGAGCAGAACAAGAATGCCCCTATCTTGAGCCGAAGTATGATGAATGCTTTCTTAA ACTGGTACCAGGGCAACCCATCGGATCCCCGATTGTCCCCGTTACTTTTCCCGTCtcacaagttcaaggttcTTCCTCCCGCCTTCGTTCAAGTCTATGGGATGGACCCGTTAAGGGACGATGGTCTGTTGTACGAGAAGGTAATGAGAGAGAATGGGGTTAAGACCAAACTTGAGAT ATATCCCGGCGTACCCCACGCATTTGAACTCGCCGCTCCCTCGACAAAGCTTTGCCGCAAGTTCGTCGATGACTTTGAGAAAGGCGTGCAATGGTTACTACATGCTGTATGA